The Aliiroseovarius pelagivivens genome contains a region encoding:
- a CDS encoding ferritin-like domain-containing protein — translation MTQVERNARTIEELRMIKTGILSAVAVAACLAMPLQAATKTLSPEAEAALLEALNDEYHAQAFYAALVDEYGANTPFTNIMEAEAKHAEKLIALLEKYGVEVPENGYLDGSLPLAPIPPTLADAYATGVRGEIDNIAMYEESLLPDVVGYKDITRVFTSLKTASETQHLPTFERCSAGDCQTVASNSGSGAGKQTGKVAKGTSSQKGKGQKERQRKGQGKQKGRGNS, via the coding sequence TTGACGCAAGTCGAAAGAAACGCGCGCACAATTGAGGAGTTAAGAATGATCAAAACAGGTATACTAAGTGCTGTTGCTGTTGCCGCTTGTTTGGCGATGCCTCTTCAGGCAGCAACAAAGACCTTGTCCCCCGAGGCCGAGGCAGCGCTTCTTGAGGCACTCAATGACGAATATCACGCACAGGCTTTCTATGCCGCTTTGGTAGACGAATACGGTGCCAACACACCTTTCACCAATATCATGGAAGCCGAAGCAAAACACGCCGAGAAACTGATTGCGCTTCTAGAAAAGTACGGTGTTGAAGTGCCGGAAAACGGCTATCTTGATGGCAGTTTGCCCTTGGCACCAATTCCTCCGACGCTCGCCGACGCATATGCGACGGGCGTACGGGGCGAGATCGACAACATCGCCATGTATGAAGAAAGCCTTTTGCCCGACGTCGTGGGCTATAAAGACATCACACGTGTCTTTACGTCGTTGAAAACGGCATCTGAAACCCAGCACCTTCCCACCTTTGAGCGGTGCAGTGCAGGTGATTGTCAAACGGTCGCCTCGAATTCCGGTAGCGGTGCTGGCAAACAAACCGGCAAGGTCGCTAAGGGGACTTCCTCTCAGAAAGGGAAGGGCCAAAAGGAACGACAGAGAAAGGGCCAAGGGAAGCAAAAAGGACGCGGCAATAGCTGA
- a CDS encoding choice-of-anchor F family protein has protein sequence MKSGKFYLSTVAPAALLLTCAPLLADTLGDNFFVGTFGDGLIYVDTEEGVLEPGMKVVTFTRTREDDGSFVDPYEVIITDFTGLTSRGEVTNCLMASNPGVYCDSESGAGKRIKTQLTGPNPFGITMQTTASDDYPSVDYFTFGKTSNFTGARMIGFSVELIDENGNSMGALTPENAVLFNLDATAIGLGAKMPEGLFGEGGHEGETGFFSDTKAGLTPVSLTEDALVFGALTNPDFTTHFGTALLDNTMTPDGLFWDDNGDPSDESALVAWNNLAGGGWTYGTLALPANESARLAELADALGVDVADLGYAPGGLVPDEIVAAAEANGLFETAEIEDIRNANLNFTMTVGSLDGGEFTLLFTPTFAPIVEQATTPYQFKVAGHLDAAANVPYMDLGNAAAYGTAIADLMGMSDADRAEALERTGFSFLPAFSSLAFDFSRSQINTITGVLPQAADSEVVVSSAGAASSWGLGEDTNWLLNVGGGQSSFETNPNNIGYDTEFTSYSVGAEKQLDDGRSFGFLIGSASGSADAYKSRGSIDSDGVSVAAFGRAKIGENGMIHGVIGYQDLSFDSTRRVMGQTAKGSTDGSQVFAAIKGEYMYKQGNLNFGPTASMEYYNLSIDAFKEKGAGIWNLAVGEQSGSMLLGSLGVRGDYMMPNGAGNTLLTGSLAYTMAGGSDMLVESGFVGLPGAVHPVAAVDGNWVDVQVGFETVLAESGSSRTTLAGGYFGSFGSGYESHKIQIGLNATF, from the coding sequence ATGAAATCGGGAAAATTTTATCTAAGCACAGTTGCACCAGCAGCCTTGTTGCTAACTTGTGCGCCGCTGTTGGCAGACACTTTGGGCGACAACTTTTTCGTTGGGACCTTCGGTGATGGACTGATCTACGTCGATACAGAGGAAGGCGTTCTGGAGCCGGGAATGAAGGTCGTTACCTTCACGCGTACGCGCGAAGATGATGGCTCGTTCGTCGATCCGTACGAAGTAATTATTACAGACTTCACCGGCCTGACTTCGCGCGGCGAGGTTACCAACTGTCTGATGGCCAGCAACCCCGGCGTCTACTGTGATTCCGAAAGCGGAGCGGGCAAGCGGATCAAAACCCAGCTGACGGGTCCGAACCCCTTCGGCATCACGATGCAGACAACGGCGAGCGATGACTATCCGTCGGTCGACTATTTCACGTTCGGCAAAACCTCGAATTTCACAGGTGCCCGCATGATCGGCTTCTCGGTCGAACTGATCGATGAAAACGGCAATTCAATGGGTGCGCTGACCCCAGAGAACGCGGTTCTGTTCAATCTTGATGCAACCGCCATTGGGCTGGGCGCCAAGATGCCCGAAGGCCTTTTTGGTGAAGGTGGTCACGAAGGCGAAACCGGATTTTTCTCGGATACGAAGGCGGGGTTGACGCCGGTTTCTCTGACCGAAGACGCCTTGGTGTTTGGGGCGCTTACCAACCCTGATTTCACAACGCATTTCGGGACGGCTTTGCTGGACAACACCATGACGCCTGATGGGCTGTTCTGGGATGACAACGGGGATCCCAGCGATGAATCCGCGTTGGTTGCCTGGAACAATCTGGCTGGGGGTGGCTGGACCTATGGCACCTTGGCTTTGCCCGCAAATGAAAGCGCAAGACTGGCCGAACTTGCAGACGCCTTGGGCGTCGACGTGGCTGACCTGGGCTATGCGCCGGGTGGTCTTGTTCCCGATGAAATCGTTGCAGCTGCTGAAGCCAACGGTTTGTTCGAAACAGCCGAGATTGAAGACATTCGCAACGCGAACCTGAACTTCACGATGACGGTTGGAAGCCTGGACGGGGGCGAGTTTACGTTGTTGTTCACCCCGACCTTTGCCCCGATTGTCGAGCAAGCGACAACACCCTATCAGTTCAAAGTCGCTGGGCATCTGGATGCTGCAGCCAATGTTCCGTACATGGATCTTGGAAATGCCGCTGCCTATGGAACTGCAATCGCAGACCTCATGGGGATGAGCGACGCGGACCGCGCTGAGGCTTTGGAAAGAACTGGTTTCAGCTTCTTGCCTGCGTTCTCAAGTCTTGCATTCGATTTCTCGCGCAGCCAGATCAACACGATCACTGGCGTCCTTCCGCAAGCGGCCGATTCTGAAGTTGTCGTGTCGAGCGCTGGCGCCGCCAGCAGCTGGGGACTGGGGGAAGATACCAATTGGCTTCTCAACGTTGGGGGCGGCCAGTCATCCTTCGAGACCAACCCAAACAACATTGGCTATGATACCGAATTCACCTCGTATTCTGTGGGTGCAGAGAAGCAGTTGGATGACGGACGTTCGTTCGGTTTCTTGATCGGAAGCGCAAGTGGTTCGGCTGATGCCTATAAATCTCGGGGTAGCATCGATTCCGACGGCGTGTCTGTGGCCGCATTTGGTCGCGCCAAAATTGGCGAGAACGGCATGATCCATGGTGTCATTGGCTATCAGGATCTGTCCTTTGACTCGACACGCCGCGTGATGGGGCAAACTGCCAAAGGCAGCACCGATGGATCGCAAGTGTTCGCTGCGATCAAAGGCGAATACATGTACAAGCAGGGCAACCTGAATTTCGGCCCGACAGCGTCCATGGAATATTACAACCTGTCCATTGATGCCTTCAAAGAAAAGGGTGCCGGGATCTGGAACCTTGCTGTTGGCGAGCAGTCGGGAAGCATGCTGCTTGGCTCGCTGGGTGTTCGCGGTGACTATATGATGCCCAATGGTGCGGGAAATACCCTGCTGACCGGAAGCTTGGCCTATACGATGGCTGGTGGAAGCGACATGTTGGTCGAAAGCGGTTTTGTTGGTCTACCCGGAGCCGTTCATCCTGTCGCAGCTGTCGACGGAAACTGGGTGGACGTCCAAGTTGGCTTTGAGACCGTTCTTGCCGAAAGCGGCAGCTCGCGCACCACATTGGCAGGCGGCTATTTCGGTTCGTTTGGCAGCGGATATGAGAGCCATAAGATCCAGATTGGTCTCAACGCGACTTTCTAA
- a CDS encoding hydantoinase/oxoprolinase N-terminal domain-containing protein: MVLSLGVDTGGTYTDAVLIRDETEVIASAKSLTTRTDLAIGVGKAIQAVLENAAVAPADIAMASLSTTLATNALVEGQGGRVALIYIGFRESDLDKHGLHDALKGDPALVISGGHNHAGGVAAELDLDALKEFLGTHEGISGFAVAAQFATRNPAHELEVAKVISEVTGAPVTCSHQLSSKLNGPKRAVTAVLNARLIGMIDRLIGRAQDALRDIGIDAPMMVVRGDGALMSAEQARERPIETILSGPAASIVGARWLTNVEDALVSDIGGTTTDIALIRNGKPMIDPDGAQVGGFRTMVEAVAMRTHGLGGDSQVHPVTEGLGGGVTLGPRRVLPVSLIAAEAPEAVHAALDEQLRSTAPGEHDARFARRVPNVPTDGIDARAETLLKRLGDDVIALNKLLQTRLESSALTRLVDRGIVQVSGVTPSDASHVLGRLDTWDADAAQKGLELFSRKRIGSGARLATTPEEMAQKIIDQMTEQTALTLLETAFAEDDEDFGLPAAVLAKHVLTQRGLANHRGLLALDAALNVEVVGLGASASSYYPAVGERLHCQMRLPEHAGVANAVGAVVGRVTFRRSGTVTSPAEGKFRVHLETGPQDYNEAEKAMTVLEDHLRTVSKDAAKAAGADDINIVSERDIRSAQVEGQNVFIECTVMVEASGRPRVALG, from the coding sequence ATGGTATTATCTTTGGGTGTGGACACCGGCGGAACCTATACCGATGCGGTGTTGATCCGGGACGAAACCGAAGTCATCGCCAGTGCGAAATCGCTCACAACCCGCACAGACTTGGCCATTGGTGTGGGGAAAGCCATTCAGGCTGTTTTGGAAAATGCCGCTGTCGCACCTGCCGATATCGCGATGGCATCGCTGTCCACAACACTGGCGACGAACGCATTGGTCGAAGGCCAGGGCGGGCGCGTCGCGCTCATCTACATTGGCTTTCGCGAAAGTGATCTCGACAAGCATGGTTTGCACGACGCCCTGAAAGGGGATCCTGCCTTGGTGATCTCTGGCGGGCACAACCACGCCGGAGGGGTGGCGGCGGAACTGGATCTCGATGCGCTCAAGGAATTTCTGGGGACGCATGAGGGGATCTCCGGCTTTGCTGTCGCGGCGCAATTCGCCACCCGCAATCCCGCGCATGAGCTTGAGGTGGCAAAGGTCATTTCCGAGGTCACCGGCGCGCCTGTGACCTGCTCTCATCAGCTGTCCTCGAAACTGAATGGTCCTAAGCGCGCAGTGACCGCTGTTCTGAATGCACGGCTGATTGGGATGATTGACCGGCTGATAGGCAGGGCACAGGATGCGCTACGTGACATAGGCATTGATGCGCCCATGATGGTCGTGCGGGGCGACGGGGCTTTGATGAGCGCCGAACAAGCGCGTGAACGTCCGATTGAAACCATCCTCAGCGGCCCAGCCGCCTCGATTGTAGGTGCACGCTGGTTGACCAATGTCGAGGATGCGCTGGTCTCGGACATTGGCGGAACCACCACCGACATTGCGCTGATCCGCAACGGAAAGCCCATGATCGACCCCGACGGCGCACAGGTCGGCGGGTTTCGCACCATGGTCGAGGCCGTGGCCATGCGCACCCATGGGCTGGGTGGCGACAGTCAGGTCCATCCCGTAACCGAAGGCCTAGGCGGCGGCGTCACTCTGGGACCGCGCCGCGTGCTTCCCGTGTCCTTGATCGCCGCCGAGGCACCGGAAGCTGTCCACGCCGCGCTCGACGAGCAATTGCGCTCAACCGCACCGGGCGAGCATGATGCCCGCTTCGCGCGCCGTGTTCCGAACGTGCCGACCGACGGCATCGATGCGCGCGCTGAAACCTTGTTGAAGCGACTTGGCGATGATGTCATCGCACTGAACAAGCTTTTGCAAACCAGACTGGAAAGCAGTGCGCTGACTCGATTGGTTGATCGCGGCATCGTCCAGGTGTCTGGCGTGACCCCATCCGATGCCAGCCACGTTTTGGGGCGACTTGACACGTGGGACGCGGACGCTGCGCAGAAAGGGTTAGAGCTGTTTTCGCGCAAGCGCATCGGCAGCGGGGCACGCTTGGCAACCACCCCGGAAGAGATGGCGCAGAAGATCATTGACCAGATGACCGAACAGACGGCCCTGACGCTGCTCGAAACCGCCTTTGCCGAGGATGACGAAGATTTCGGGCTTCCCGCCGCGGTTCTGGCAAAGCATGTTCTGACCCAACGAGGCCTCGCCAATCATCGGGGCCTGCTGGCACTAGATGCTGCACTGAATGTTGAAGTTGTTGGCTTGGGCGCTTCCGCGTCAAGCTATTACCCCGCCGTTGGCGAGCGTTTGCATTGCCAGATGCGGCTACCAGAACATGCGGGTGTCGCCAATGCCGTCGGCGCCGTTGTCGGCCGTGTGACGTTTCGCAGGTCAGGCACCGTGACATCGCCCGCCGAGGGGAAATTTCGTGTTCACCTCGAGACTGGGCCACAGGATTACAATGAAGCCGAAAAGGCTATGACCGTCTTGGAAGACCATCTGCGCACAGTCTCTAAAGACGCGGCAAAAGCTGCGGGTGCTGATGATATCAACATTGTTTCAGAACGCGATATTCGGTCCGCGCAAGTTGAAGGGCAGAATGTGTTCATTGAATGCACCGTGATGGTCGAAGCGAGCGGCCGACCTCGGGTGGCTTTGGGGTGA